Within Sporosarcina sp. PTS2304, the genomic segment TTCAATTAGTCGATTCATTTACGATTTACAATACATTGATCCAGTCGGGGATGACTAGTGAGCACGCGATGCAAATGAAAGGTGTCTATGACCGGGGACAACCGCTGGTGCAAATGGGGGTTTTGTTAGCATCGACATTAGCATTGGCTTTGGTTCCGTTAATCGCACACCATGCTACTAAGTCAAATGGGAAAGGGGCATTACCTTTTATCAGCTTAACTTTCCGAACCTCCATTTTATTCGGCTGGGCAGCTACGGTAGGTCTCATTCTCGTATTACCTTATGTAAATGAAATGCTCTTCGAAACACGGACAGGCTCTGTTGCACTTATGATCTTTTCTATACAAATTTTTTGGCTGTCTATTATTTTGCCGTTAACCGCTATTCTTCAAGGGAGTAATAAAATACGAGGTCCATTACTTCTTCTAATGCTTGGCGTATTGATCAAAGTGGCCCTGACATCTACTTTAGTCAAACAGTATGGCGTGACGGGTGCGGCCATAGCAGGTGCTCTAGCTTTTGCGGTCGTCTCATTGCTATTGATTTTGTACTTCAAACGCTTTTGGAAAACACCATTGGCCCCTAGTCGCTTTTACAACGTCTTATTGTTTGCGGGAAGTGCTATGGCGGCAGTGCTGATCCCATGGATGATAGTGGCAGATCACTGGGTATTTGCAAGTTTCTCTCCTCGTTTACGTGCAACAGCTATAGCAATGACTGCAGTCACTATAGGGGCAATCATATTTCTTTTCGTCGTCTTGAAATCACGTATAATGAAGGAACGAGAGTGGTACTTATTGCCGTTCGGAAAACGTTTGGCAATTGTCCAACTATGGCTAACTAAAAATAGAAGGTGAATTATGTGAGAAAAATCACTGTCATTGGATTAGGCGCAGGCGACTTACAACAGTTGCCGCTAGGTGTATACAGATTATTGAAGCAAGCTGAATGTCTTGTCATCCGTACAGAAGAGCATCCAGTTGTACCTGAATTGCGCGCGGAGGGAATCCAAATGGATAGCTTTGACGTACTATACGAAGCAAATGATGCGTTTGAGGATGTCTACAAAGGCATAGTAGAGAAGTTGCTTGAAATGAGCACAGAACAACACGTTACATATGCTGTGCCGGGACATCCGCTAGTAGCTGAACGAACAGTCCAGCTGTTGATTGAAAAAGAACGGGCAGGAGAAATTGAATTGCACTTGGCAGGCGGCAGCAGTTTCTTGGATCCAATATTCACTGCATTGCGCATAGATCCAATCGAGGGATTCCAGCTGCTCGATGGAACGGACGTAAAGCGTGACGATATTCGAATGGATCAGCATGTGTTGATCGGACAAGTCTATGACGCATTCGTGGCTTCTGACGTGAAGCTAACATTGATGGAGAAATATCCTGACGAGCATGAGGTGACGATTGTGACAGCCGCTGGTTCTGCTGAAGAAAAGTTAACGAGTGTGGCACTTTTTGAACTGGATCGCATTGTATCATTAAACAATCTAACGACCATTTACGTACCACCTTTGGCGAAACGGAACCAGCGCTTGAAAGAATGGAGTTCATTCCGTGAAATCATAGCTACTTTACGTGCACCGGATGGTTGCCCATGGGATCGTGAGCAGACACATGAGACGCTGAAGCGTTATGTAATCGAAGAAGCATTTGAATTAGTTCAGGCAATTGATGAAGAAGACGATGAAGCGATTATTGAAGAGCTCGGAGATGTTTTATTACAAGTCTTTTTGCATGCACAAATTGGTGAAGACAATGGCTACTTCTCAATAGAAGACGTGCTTGAAACAGTGAGCGAGAAAATGATCCGCCGCCATCCGCACGTCTTCGGTAAGACGACAGCCGATACAACGATGGAAGTACTGACAAATTGGCAAGCGATAAAAGATGCAGAAAAGCCAAAGCGAGACTCATTGCTCGAAGGTCAGGAACGCTATGCTTCATCTTTACTAACATCGTACAATTATCAGAAGACAGCAGCCAAGGTTGGATTTGACTGGCCTACCATTGAAGGGGCGTTCGAAAAGTTTCAAGAAGAATGGCTTGAATTTCAAGAGGAAGTCCGCCACGGTGGAACCACTAGTCAACTGGATGAATTAGGCGACGTTCTATTCACCATTGTCAACATTGCCAGGTTTTTGAAAATTTCACCGGAAGAAGCGATGTGGCATACAAATGAAAAGTTTAAGTCACGTTTTACGTATGTAGAACAATGCGTAAAGCAAGGAACTGGAGATTTTTCAAGCTATAGTTTAGAACAACTTGAACAATTCTGGCAGCAAGCCAAACGAGAGGAAGAATCTAATGAGACTAGATAAATTTTTGAAAGTGTCGCGGCTGATCAAGCGCCGTACATTAGCCAAGCAAGTAGCAGATCAAGGGCGAATCACTATAAATGGAAAGATAGCGAAAGCTTCGTCTGACGTGAAACCAACGGACGAACTAGCTATTCGTTTTGGTCAAAAAATCGTTACAGCGAAAGTT encodes:
- a CDS encoding polysaccharide biosynthesis protein, with translation MAFTKWDMKSFMKGASILTIAAIVVKVLSAVYRVPFQNLVGDKGFYIYQQVYPFIGIFIVWTSSGFAVAVSKMLAESKSAGESRGILRVSIAYLLLLSLGIFVLLRAGSSFFADVMGDRELAPVLHTGAYIVLVLPFLAVLKGAFQSEGQMIPVAISNISEQLFRVLIVLTGTWFAVKAGTSLYKIGEITMWAAVAGEAVGVLILTWFFLQYERVERAKIQVWQVVKELTKISVSVSASSLILLIFQLVDSFTIYNTLIQSGMTSEHAMQMKGVYDRGQPLVQMGVLLASTLALALVPLIAHHATKSNGKGALPFISLTFRTSILFGWAATVGLILVLPYVNEMLFETRTGSVALMIFSIQIFWLSIILPLTAILQGSNKIRGPLLLLMLGVLIKVALTSTLVKQYGVTGAAIAGALAFAVVSLLLILYFKRFWKTPLAPSRFYNVLLFAGSAMAAVLIPWMIVADHWVFASFSPRLRATAIAMTAVTIGAIIFLFVVLKSRIMKEREWYLLPFGKRLAIVQLWLTKNRR
- the mazG gene encoding nucleoside triphosphate pyrophosphohydrolase; its protein translation is MRKITVIGLGAGDLQQLPLGVYRLLKQAECLVIRTEEHPVVPELRAEGIQMDSFDVLYEANDAFEDVYKGIVEKLLEMSTEQHVTYAVPGHPLVAERTVQLLIEKERAGEIELHLAGGSSFLDPIFTALRIDPIEGFQLLDGTDVKRDDIRMDQHVLIGQVYDAFVASDVKLTLMEKYPDEHEVTIVTAAGSAEEKLTSVALFELDRIVSLNNLTTIYVPPLAKRNQRLKEWSSFREIIATLRAPDGCPWDREQTHETLKRYVIEEAFELVQAIDEEDDEAIIEELGDVLLQVFLHAQIGEDNGYFSIEDVLETVSEKMIRRHPHVFGKTTADTTMEVLTNWQAIKDAEKPKRDSLLEGQERYASSLLTSYNYQKTAAKVGFDWPTIEGAFEKFQEEWLEFQEEVRHGGTTSQLDELGDVLFTIVNIARFLKISPEEAMWHTNEKFKSRFTYVEQCVKQGTGDFSSYSLEQLEQFWQQAKREEESNETR
- a CDS encoding RNA-binding S4 domain-containing protein, translating into MRLDKFLKVSRLIKRRTLAKQVADQGRITINGKIAKASSDVKPTDELAIRFGQKIVTAKVNELKASTKKEDAAAMYTILSEERLEKVEPEFMDDED